A genome region from Penicillium psychrofluorescens genome assembly, chromosome: 3 includes the following:
- a CDS encoding uncharacterized protein (ID:PFLUO_005491-T1.cds;~source:funannotate) — MGMTENKTVLLASGVKVFYREQSQVPNAPIILLLHGFPSTSHQYRNLIPLLGAKYRVIAPDFPGFGFTETPSTFNYTFDNLTTTLAEFVDKLAISKFSMYIFDYGAPIGLRLALQRPDSIQAIITQNGNAYTEGFGDVWGPIQELWASNNAPENRAKVAQAMLTLEITKFQYENGSPDISRIAPESYHLDYALIERPGNKDIQLDLFMDYQNNVALYEDFHAYFRKSSVPLLAIWGKNDVFFIPPGAEAFKRDLPQADVKLIDAGHFAVETDFEQIAKEILTFLGKNSL; from the coding sequence ATGGGCATGACCGAGAACAAGACCGTCCTCCTGGCGTCTGGCGTCAAGGTTTTCTATCGAGAGCAAAGCCAAGTACCGAATGCTCCCATAATTCTGCTACTCCATGGCTTCCCATCCACCTCACACCAATATCGCAATTTGATCCCTCTTCTGGGAGCCAAATACCGCGTGATAGCGCCAGATTTTCCAGGATTCGGATTTACCGAAACACCATCAACCTTCAATTACACCTTTGACAACCTGACAACTACTCTGGCCGAGTTTGTTGACAAGCTCGCCATCAGCAAATTCTCCATGTACATCTTCGACTACGGCGCACCGATCGGCTTGAGACTCGCCCTCCAGCGACCAGACTCGATCCAAGCCATCATCACCCAAAACGGAAACGCCTATACCGAGGGCTTCGGCGATGTCTGGGGTCCTATTCAAGAACTGTGGGCTAGCAACAACGCACCCGAAAACCGCGCCAAGGTTGCGCAGGCTATGCTCACTCTGGAGATAACCAAGTTCCAGTACGAGAATGGCTCTCCGGATATCAGCCGTATTGCCCCAGAGTCGTATCATCTTGACTACGCTTTGATCGAGCGTCCAGGGAACAAGGACATCCAGTTGGACTTGTTCATGGATTACCAGAACAACGTGGCTCTTTATGAAGACTTCCACGCCTACTTCCGAAAATCGAGCGTCCCTCTTCTTGCTATTTGGGGCAAAAACGATGTGTTCTTTATTCCGCCGGGCGCTGAAGCGTTCAAGAGAGATCTGCCACAGGCGGATGTCAAATTGATCGATGCGGGGCACTTTGCTGTCGAGACGGATTTTGAGCAAATTGCGAAGGAgatcttgaccttcttgggCAAAAATTCTCTGTGA
- a CDS encoding uncharacterized protein (ID:PFLUO_005492-T1.cds;~source:funannotate), whose product MFGLGNSNYQHYNKVAKDVDQMLIDLGAERVGPLGMGNDSKGTTEEDFVQWKDMGVRDLAHAFGFKETASIYKPMIDILPVQGLRSLGNVYRGEPHGSYLAVPEPAAQQMANPPLILPVVNAYGVSQKDVREFVHLEFSLDDFPSIQYDTGDYLRIWPLNPEDEVSLLIRLLDLTEKRDDIISITPRAGNRQSRSNLPTPTTIESLFRHYLDICGPVSPDFLIRLSEFLPELSFKQHVEMLCRDHDRFRNEVVLQRLRLTEVLSFLSPEECSAIPLSFVIENLKKLQPRSYSISSSSLVQPRRMAVTALVLSDRMPETAPSAAAPRTFKGVTTNYLLNLKQQWCGDGRADKHLSSRYMLAGPRGMLQSSKIFAQIRPSKFKLPTAHDTPIIMIGTGSGVAPFRAFLQERAMLKERGARVGKTVLFVGHRHPDEDFLYCNEWEAARLSLGDQFKLYTAFSRCDQQPKQYVQDVLKREIEIALEILANDTRGVMYICGSSAMANCVKTCVKKEYARLVAENGGLIDADAWLQNHKHAGRLLEDSWG is encoded by the coding sequence ATGTTCGGACTGGGCAACAGCAACTATCAACATTATAACAAAGTGGCGAAAGATGTGGACCAAATGCTGATTGACTTGGGCGCTGAACGAGTTGGGCCGCTTGGAATGGGAAATGACTCCAAAGGCACGACCGAGGAAGACTTTGTCCAATGGAAAGACATGGGTGTTCGCGATTTGGCTCATGCATTTGGATTCAAGGAAACAGCTTCAATTTACAAGCCAATGATCGATATTCTCCCCGTGCAGGGCCTTCGTAGCCTGGGCAATGTTTACCGAGGGGAGCCTCACGGATCATACTTGGCGGTGCCAGAACCTGCAGCTCAACAGATGGCTAACCCCCCTTTGATTCTCCCTGTGGTTAATGCTTATGGGGTAAGCCAAAAAGATGTTCGCGAATTTGTTCATCTGGAATTCAGCTTGGATGATTTCCCATCCATTCAATATGACACAGGGGACTACCTTAGGATCTGGCCTTTGAATCCAGAAGACGAGGTGTCCTTATTGATCAGACTATTGGATCTGACAGAGAAGCGAGATGATATCATTAGCATTACTCCACGTGCAGGAAATCGCCAAAGCAGGAGCAACCTACCGACCCCAACAACCATTGAGAGCCTTTTCCGCCACTACTTGGACATCTGTGGACCCGTGTCCCCTGATTTTCTCATTAGACTGTCTGAGTTTCTTCCGGAGCTCTCATTCAAGCAGCATGTTGAAATGCTATGCCGCGATCATGATCGATTTCGCAACGAGGTGGTTTTGCAGCGGCTGAGACTGACAGAAGTTCTGAGCTTTCTGTCGCCTGAAGAGTGTTCTGCAATTCCACTTTCATTTGTCATCGAGAACCTCAAAAAGCTTCAACCGAGGAGCTATTCTATTTCGTCCTCAAGTCTGGTGCAACCGCGTCGTATGGCTGTGACGGCCCTTGTTCTGAGTGACCGGATGCCTGAAACTGCTCCATCAGCCGCCGCACCTCGGACATTTAAAGGTGTGACGACGAATTACTTGCTAAATTTAAAGCAGCAATGGTGTGGGGACGGACGAGCAGACAAGCATCTAAGCTCCAGATACATGTTGGCAGGACCTCGCGGGATGCTGCAAAGTAGCAAAATCTTTGCTCAAATCCGGCCTAGCAAGTTCAAATTGCCCACAGCGCATGATACTCCAATAATCATGATCGGTACAGGGAGTGGTGTCGCCCCTTTCCGTGCGTTTTTGCAGGAGCGAGCTAtgctgaaggagagaggtgcGCGGGTTGGAAAAACCGTTCTGTTTGTTGGTCATCGACATCCAGATGAGGATTTTCTCTATTGCAACGAATGGGAAGCGGCCCGGCTCAGTCTTGGTGATCAGTTCAAGCTTTACACGGCCTTTTCTCGATGCGACCAACAGCCAAAGCAATACGTTCAGGATGTTCTCAAAAGAGAAATTGAGATTGCATTGGAAATTTTGGCCAATGACACGCGGGGGGTCATGTACATTTGCGGATCATCTGCAATGGCAAACTGCGTCAAAACTTGCGTGAAAAAGGAATACGCTCGTTTGGTTGCAGAGAATGGTGGGCTTATTGACGCCGATGCGTGGTTGCAGAACCACAAACATGCTGGGCGCTTGCTCGAAGATTCGTGGGGATAA
- a CDS encoding uncharacterized protein (ID:PFLUO_005493-T1.cds;~source:funannotate) — protein MLLIALALLTTAGLSILYGCWLLFTYIEDRKRLRRFQNFSPLSGITLLPWIWASIRLRRFRDLHEAHKSASIIRIGPNALSFNDPRAAQAIYGHGTPIIKDPYYDAGAGPYRHLANAREKQEHSGKRRVLASGYALTSILKWEHKVASRVQALLDQYDRRCVPKKAQTASAASLDHRRWMDLFTIDAINDIGLSANLRLLEKGDDLYEVQGADGKNYQCRFRESLWGGHKVRMPFAWLPKWFNTMKTLTCWDSRWKDGDAFGHIVATQCKRRVERYLAGEKLDDFFAYLLENKSGNMNMLPLGEMIAECSVMLDAGSDTTGISLTNCLYLLIKNPSCFQTLRSEVDKVLDKNDTVAPYEKVRYLPYLKACLDEGLRLHPPSATTTPRMTPPQGLEIMGEWIPGNTTVLCPTYSLHRHSSAFQDPDVFRPDRWMDDDAKKLQDCFLPFSLGARGCIGRNITYMEQMMLVASLVHRYDFTLLSPNWELSHAEAVTCSPGSMPVYVSRRE, from the coding sequence ATGCTTTTGATTGCTTTAGCACTCCTGACCACAGCTGGACTCAGTATTTTGTACGGCTGTTGGTTACTTTTCACCTACATCGAGGATAGGAAGCGCCTCCGGCGGTTCCAGAATTTTTCGCCACTTTCCGGTATCACTCTTTTGCCATGGATTTGGGCTTCAATCCGCCTGCGGCGTTTCCGAGATTTGCACGAGGCTCATAAGTCAGCGTCTATTATTCGAATTGGGCCTAACGCATTATCTTTTAACGACCCTCGTGCTGCGCAAGCAATATACGGCCATGGGACACCAATCATCAAAGATCCGTACTACGACGCCGGCGCTGGCCCCTATCGTCATCTTGCCAACGCGCGTGAAAAGCAAGAACACTCCGGAAAGCGCCGAGTTCTGGCATCCGGATATGCGCTCACGTCAATATTGAAGTGGGAGCACAAAGTCGCCAGCCGCGTTCAAGCGCTACTTGACCAGTACGACCGTCGGTGTGTCCCCAAAAAAGCCCAGACAGCTTCTGCCGCTTCCCTTGATCACCGACGCTGGATGGATTTGTTTACAATCGATGCCATCAATGATATTGGCCTCAGTGCCAATCTCCGGCtgctggagaaaggcgatGATCTTTATGAGGTGCAGGGTGCCGACGGAAAAAACTATCAATGCCGTTTCCGTGAGTCGCTTTGGGGCGGTCACAAAGTCCGCATGCCATTTGCCTGGCTACCAAAATGGTTCAATACAATGAAGACTCTGACCTGTTGGGACTCTCGGTGGAAAGACGGGGATGCATTTGGCCACATTGTCGCCACACAATGCAAGCGCAGAGTTGAGCGTTATCTCGCCGGAGAAAAGCTAGATGATTTCTTTGCATATCTACTCGAAAATAAGTCTGGCAACATGAACATGCTTCCCCTTGGAGAAATGATAGCGGAATGCTCTGTCATGCTCGATGCTGGTAGTGACACTACCGGGATCTCATTGACTAACTGCTTGTACCTCTTGATCAAGAACCCATCATGTTTCCAAACGCTTCGCAGCGAAGTGGACAAAGTCTTGGACAAAAATGACACAGTCGCGCCATATGAGAAAGTCAGATATTTGCCTTACTTGAAGGCTTGTCTTGACGAAGGCCTGCGGCTTCATCCCCCCAGTGCTACAACCACGCCACGCATGACGCCGCCGCAAGGCCTCGAGATCATGGGTGAATGGATCCCGGGAAATACCACTGTGCTATGCCCTACGTATTCTCTTCAtcggcattcttctgctttccAGGACCCTGATGTTTTCAGGCCCGACAGGTGGATGGACGATGACGCCAAGAAGCTTCAAGATTGCTTTCTCCCATTCAGTTTAGGGGCTCGTGGCTGCATTGGTCGTAATATTACATATATGGAGCAGATGATGTTGGTCGCGTCGCTGGTTCATCGGTATGATTTTACTTTGCTTTCGCCAAATTGGGAGCTCTCGCACGCCGAGGCTGTCACTTGTTCGCCGGGCTCAATGCCGGTCTATGTATCTCGCAGAGAATAA
- a CDS encoding uncharacterized protein (ID:PFLUO_005494-T1.cds;~source:funannotate), whose protein sequence is MARRDPLPLAEEWKDPDTYIDALLSFATSSVQFMNLCGGVHILDFLTREPDLYTTLLPEDWRAFFEAHGIHEILHLLLREDIEPLRKQPNVNPTWNGGAFPPQTLLDYIHDIRRLSLRREFAPPTQSDPLPRHLEVGMRKKKIHEVENFSRYIGSLSDTVQEHRGEPVSHIVDFGSGQNYLGRTLASAPYHKNIIAIERRHQYISGAKGMDVHAKLAAKKKTIYVNTSKTSCNDCNGIPEVSSEEKADVSKPDVAAAQKPAEAEDTAGNEDITMFKMLGEISLEPDELLGNIRKNKPKKKVEKPKRVDARGHLSYIEHDIRDGYLQPIIQHVVDPPPVVAENETSDEITVQVNEKEQSNARVMVVSLHSCGNLVHHGVRSLVMNPSVVAIAMIGCCYNLLTERLGPATYKLPILRSLHPRLKETGTSYDPHGFPISKLYEDYEHSGGKGMKLNITARALAVQAPYNWGYDDSEGFFTRNFYRALLQRILVDRKVVPKPGIPKDLYGDQPGRGEAGTTALIVGSLRKGAFESFTTYVRAAVARLSRDEIHGAKVQEQLGSMSDEDIHRYETEYFHTRKHLSVVWSLLAFSAQVVEAIIVVDRWQFLREHDEVKECWVEPVFEYGHSPRNLAVVGIKK, encoded by the coding sequence ATGGCTCGCCGCGACCCTCTTCCACTCGCAGAGGAGTGGAAGGACCCAGACACATACATCGAtgccctcctctccttcgcGACCTCGTCGGTCCAGTTCATGAACCTGTGCGGCGGCGTGCACATCCTCGACTTCTTGACGCGCGAACCCGATCTGTATACTACCCTCTTGCCAGAAGACTGGCGCGCATTCTTTGAAGCTCATGGCATTCACGAAATTCTCCATTTACTCCTGCGAGAGGACATTGAGCCGTTGCGCAAGCAGCCCAATGTCAACCCTACCTGGAACGGAGGCGCATTCCCTCCCCAGACCCTTCTGGACTACATACACGACATTCGCCGACTGAGTCTTCGGCGGGAATTTGCACCTCCAACACAGAGTGACCCACTACCTCGACATCTTGAAGTGggaatgagaaagaagaaaatacACGAGGTCGAGAACTTCTCGCGCTATATCGGGTCTCTGTCCGATACCGTGCAAGAGCATCGTGGCGAACCGGTGTCGCATATTGTCGACTTTGGATCCGGGCAGAACTATCTTGGGCGGACACTGGCCAGCGCGCCGTACCATAAAAACATTATCGCCATTGAACGACGACACCAATATATCAGCGGGGCCAAAGGCATGGACGTTCATGCCAAACTGGCGGCTAAGAAGAAGACCATTTACGTGAATACCAGCAAGACGTCCTGCAACGACTGCAACGGGATACCTGAGGTGTCTTCAGAGGAAAAGGCGGATGTCTCGAAGCCAGACGTCGCGGCCGCACAGAAACCAGCTGAGGCGGAGGACACTGCTGGAAATGAGGACATCACTATGTTCAAAATGCTGGGGGAGATCAGCTTGGAACCGGATGAGCTGCTTGGCAATATCAGGAAGaacaaaccaaaaaagaaagttGAGAAGCCAAAGAGGGTCGATGCCCGAGGCCACCTCAGTTATATCGAACACGACATCCGGGATGGATATCTACAACCGATCATCCAACATGTTGTCGATCCTCCACCAGTGGTGGCTGAGAATGAGACAAGCGATGAAATTACAGTACAGGTCAACGAAAAGGAGCAAAGCAATGCCCGAGTCATGGTTGTCTCTTTACATTCATGCGGCAATCTCGTCCACCATGGCGTACGATCTCTGGTGATGAACCCATCTGTTGTAGCCATCGCCATGATCGGATGCTGCTACAATCTGCTGACTGAACGACTTGGCCCGGCCACCTACAAGCTTCCTATCCTGCGGTCCCTTCATCCGCGGCTTAAAGAAACGGGGACCTCTTACGACCCGCATGGGTTTCCCATCTCCAAGCTGTACGAGGACTATGAGCACAGCGGCGGTAAGGGCATGAAACTCAACATTACCGCGCGCGCTCTGGCCGTCCAGGCACCCTACAATTGGGGCTACGACGACAGCGAGGGATTTTTCACGCGCAACTTTTACCGAGCCCTCCTGCAGCGTATCCTGGTCGACCGCAAGGTCGTGCCGAAGCCCGGCATCCCGAAAGACCTATACGGAGACCAGCCAGGGCGGGGCGAGGCCGGCACCACAGCCTTGATTGTTGGATCTCTGCGCAAGGGCGCCTTTGAATCCTTTACCACATACGTGCGTGCGGCAGTCGCTAGACTGAGCCGCGACGAAATCCACGGTGCCAAGGTCCAGGAGCAGCTGGGCAGCATGTCCGATGAAGATATCCACCGCTACGAGACTGAGTACTTTCATACGAGAAAGCATCTCAGCGTGGTGTGGAGTCTGCTGGCGTTTAGCGCGCAGGTCGTCGAGGCGATTATTGTCGTGGACCGCTGGCAGTTTTTGCGGGAGCATGACGAGGTCAAGGAGTGCTGGGTTGAGCCAGTGTTTGAGTATGGGCATAGTCCTCGGAATTTGGCTGTTGTTGGGATCAAAAAGTGA
- a CDS encoding uncharacterized protein (ID:PFLUO_005495-T1.cds;~source:funannotate), translating to MENADPFLQVQADVLSTLQSSQPLFSSYLRIRSLAKSPSNPELKQARSELETTLTELTADLDDLIESVRAIELDPYRYGLELEEVQRRRKLVDDVGAEIEKMRQELQHTVSSADAAPNLPNPADFDAALDEEDQRRGGDDYYASMEQQRQTELMHEQDEQLDGVFQTVGNLRQQANDMGRELEDQSGMIDEVDTLADRVGGKLNTGMARIRHIVRKNEDTMSSFCIAALIFALVLVLILLIVL from the exons ATGGAAAACGCCGACCCTTTCCTGCAGGTCCAGGC GGACGTCCTATCGACGCTGCAGTCCAGCCAGCCGCTGTTCTCCTCATACCTCCGTATCCGGTCACTGGCCAAAAGCCCCTCAAATCCCGAGCTGAAGCAAGCCCGCTCCGAGCTCGAGACCACACTGACCGAGTTAACGGCggatctggatgatctgatcgagAGCGTGCGCGCCATCGAGCTTGACCCCTACCGCTATggcctggagctggaggaggtgcagcGGCGCCGGAAACTCGTGGACGATGTCGGGGCAGAAATCGAGAAGATGCGCCAGGAGCTACAGCATACCGTTTCGAGTGCAGATGCCGCACCGAACTTACCCAACCCGGCGGACTTTGACGCCGCgctcgacgaagaagatcaacggcgcggcggagacgatTACTATGCTTCTatggagcagcagcgccagacCGAGCTGATGCACGAGCAGgatgagcagctggatggcgtGTTTCAGACTGTGGGCAACCTCCGCCAGCAGGCCAATGATATGGGtcgcgagctggaggaccaGTCTGGCATGATCGATGAGGTTGACACGTTGGCGGACCGTGTGGGCGGCAAACTGAACACGGGCATGGCGCGGATCCGACACATCGTACGCAAGAATGAAG ACACAATGTCCTCCTTCTGCATCGCAGCGCTCATCTtcgccctcgtcctcgtATTAATTCTTCTCATCGTTCTGTGA
- a CDS encoding uncharacterized protein (ID:PFLUO_005496-T1.cds;~source:funannotate) codes for MSNGEDQSLLERVEMPTIPREAARKIALVEEEFTRAEVEQLRQSVPLLKPLFEKRNEIITSPEIQSDFWIRVFSNAPAEIDEYILPTDAGALGQSLKNLTVQRFEVNDQGQGEPRSLRFTFDFHTGEENPFFENAQLVKDFYWRKQIIKTSSGKHRTWEGLVSDPVRINWKKDMDLTKGLLDASCDLFDAEKKKGGDRKALPEYEALVKKVEAAEAEAMKGEEDEEEDEDDVLGGTSPAGISFFAFFGYRGRDVSAQQSKEANKEDAERWAKIAKGEKVEGEDEEDDDDEDLEDLLDDLEEAEIFEDGEELAIAIAEDLWPDALKYYVQSFEIADELSDIDIDEIMGEDDDEDEEEEGDEESRPRKKARN; via the exons ATGTCCAACGGCGAAGACCAGTCCCTTCTCGAGCGCGTGGAGATGCCTACGATCCCTCGTGAGGCTGCACGGAAGATTGCGCTTGTCGAGGAGGAGTTTACCCGTGCCGAGGTTGAGCAGC TGCGCCAGTCGGTCCCGCTCCTGAAGCCCCTGTTCGAGAAGCGCAATGAGATCATCACCAGCCCAGAGATCCAGAGCGACTTCTGGATCCGCGTGTTCTCAAATGCTCCCGCTGAGATCGACGAGTACATTCTGCCTACCGATGCGGGCGCGCTGGGCCAAAGCCTCAAGAACCTGACCGTGCAGCGGTTCGAGGTCAAcgaccagggccagggcgAGCCGCGCAGCCTGCGCTTCACCTTTGACTTCCACACCGGCGAGGAGAACCCGTTCTTCGAGAATGcccagctggtcaaggacTTCTACTGGCGCAAGCAGATCATCAAGACTTCCTCCGGCAAGCACCGCACGTGGGAGGGCCTGGTGTCCGACCCTGTGCGCATCAACTGGAAGAAGGACATGGATCTGACCAAGGGTCTGCTGGATGCTTCTTGCGACCTGTTcgatgccgagaagaagaagggcggtGACCGCAAGGCGCTGCCCGAGTACGAGGCGCTCGTCAAGAAGGTTGAGGCTgccgaggcggaggccatgaagggtgaggaggacgaagaggaggacgaggatgacgtCCTTGGTGGCACCAGCCCTGCCGGTATTAGcttctttgccttcttcgGCTACCGCGGCCGTGATGTCTCCGCCCAGCagtccaaggaggccaaCAAGGAGGACGCGGAGCGGTGGgccaagatcgccaagggcgagaaggtcgagggtgaggacgaggaagatgacgacgatgaggatctcgaggatcttctcgatgacctcgaggaggccgagatcttcgaggacggcgaggagCTCGCCATTGCCATTGCTGAGGACCTCTGGCCCGATGCGCTCAAGTATTACG TGCAATCCTTCGAAATTGCCGACGAGCTCTCCGACATTGACATCGATGAGATTAtgggcgaggacgacgacgaggacgaggaggaggagggtgatgAAGAGTCGCGCCCGCGCAAGAAGGCTCGCAACTAA
- a CDS encoding uncharacterized protein (ID:PFLUO_005497-T1.cds;~source:funannotate) — protein MTQPQKTIAVVNATGRQAASLIRVASAVGYSVRAQIHSLKGLIAQELQNLPNLTLLQGPLTDNAQLMDELFRGANYAFINTTSQSGDEVAIGRALADAAKRAGTVTHYIYSSMPDHSVHGPWPAVPQWAPKFTVENYVRQLGMPSTFVYAGIYNNNFTSLPYPLFQMELMPDGSFEWHAPFDSETPLPWLDAEHDIGPTLLQIFKDGPKKWNGHRIALTFETLSPEQVCAAFSRALNRPCRYVQVPNIEIKVNIPPGYREQLEALEELFGTHNAPYFPQPEFSQPPAGSPKGLGPAGGKGAGAGMMQGPGGVISLPVTDEARHLWQGWRDMEEYAREVFPVEEEANGLDWML, from the exons ATGACACAACCCCAGAAGACAATCGCCGTGGTGAATGCGACAGGCCGACAAGCGGCATCGCTGATCCGCGTCGCGTCCGCCGTGGGGTATTCGGTGCGCGCGCAAATCCATTCGCTCAAGGGCCTTATCGCACAGGAACTGCAAAACCTCCCCAATTTGACCCTCCTGCAGGGTCCCTTGACAGACAATGCGCAGTTGATGGACGAGCTCTTCCGCGGCGCCAACTATGccttcatcaacaccacctcGCAATCCGGCGACGAGGTGGCTATAGGCCGCGCGCttgccgacgccgccaaGCGCGCGGGCACCGTCACCCACTACATCTACAGCAGCATGCCTGATCATTCAGTACATGGTCCCTGGCCCGCGGTGCCTCAGTGGGCGCCCAAGTTCACGGTCGAAAACTACGTGCGCCAGCTCGGGATGCCGTCGACTTTCGTCTATGCCGGTAtctacaacaacaacttcACGAGCCTGCCATACCCGCTCTTCCAGATGGAGCTCATGCCCGACGGCAGCTTCGAGTGGCATGCTCCCTTTGATTCAGAAACCCCTCTGCCCTGGCTAGACGCCGAGCACGACATCGGCCCAACCCTCCTCCAGATTTTCAAGGACGGGCCGAAGAAGTGGAACGGCCACCG AATCGCTCTCACATTCGAAACCCTCTCCCCGGAACAAGTGTGTGCGGCATTCAGCCGGGCCCTCAACCGACCCTGTCGCTATGTGCAGGTGCCCAATATCGAAATCAAGGTCAACATCCCGCCGGGCTACCGGGAGCAGCTCGAAGCGCTCGAAGAACTGTTCGGCACGCACAACGCGCCGTACTTCCCCCAGCCGGAATTCTCGCAGCCACCGGCTGGCTCACCCAAGGGCCTTGGACCGGCGGGCGGGAAGGGCGCCGGCGCTGGTATGATGCAAGGCCCGGGTGGCGTGATCTCCCTTCCTGTGACAGACGAAGCACGGCATCTGTGGCAGGGCTGGCGCGATATGGAAGAGTATGCGCGTGAGGTTTTCcccgtggaagaggaggccaATGGACTGGACTGGATGCTTTAG
- a CDS encoding uncharacterized protein (ID:PFLUO_005498-T1.cds;~source:funannotate), which translates to MEAEAPLPGLGEQKSEIAIQESRVLVIMTGGTICMQQSASGFVPARGFQEKCMARVPTFHDGSPLTPMNVVANAAGERKAHPSLRTPVTAYGRQVRYTVFEFEELVDSSSINAKGWAEIAQTISWNYTLFDGFVVLHGTDSLAYTCSALSFMLQNLGKPVVLTGSQAPMLQLQNDATDNLLGSLVVAGHFMIPEVCLYFNNKLFRGNRSTKVAASDYAAFDAPNCPPLAVTTSMRTNVNWDIVHRPTSLEHFSIQTNLDTTHVACLRIFPGIKPEMVDAVLKLDGLRGLVLETFGAGNAPSGQDNAMTNVLASAIKRGIVIVNVTQCLTGSVSPVYAPGMSLSKAGVVAGLDMTTEAALTKLAYLLALPDATPETVAKNMSISLRGELTETSQPVFRHPDGALPGRVQTLTAMGYAIAHGDLERVKAIMKSEHHWLLNDADYSGNTPIHLAATAPAISMLHFLLSQGGSVHLRNRAGRTPLFLAANAGLSDQVLLLRKSGAHLHSDERPAAELLARRRPGVWGLAGIGPGEGEVGDEWAGQRIMAGSAPS; encoded by the exons ATGGAGGCCGAAGCACCTCTCCCCGGACTGGGGGAGCAAAAGTCCGAGATTGCGATTCAGGAATCACGGGTGCTGGTGATCATGACCGGCGGCACGATCTGCATGCAGCAGTCGGCCTCCGGGTTCGTGCCAGCCAGAGGGTTCCAAGAGAAATGCATGGCGCGGGTGCCGACGTTCCACGACGGCTCGCCATTAACGCCAATGAACGTGGTAGCCAATGCGGCCGGTGAGCGCAAGGCACATCCCAGTCTCCGTACGCCGGTGACAGCCTACGGCCGGCAGGTACGGTACACAGTCTTCGAGTTCGAGGAACTGGTGgacagcagctccatcaaCGCCAAGGGATGGGCGGAGATCGCGCAGACCATCTCCTGGAACTACACGCTCTTCGATGGATTTGTGGTTTTACACGGCACAGACAGTCTGGCGTACACCTGCTCCGCGCTCAGCTTCATGCTGCAGAACCTGGGGAAGCCCGTTGTCCTGACAGGGTCGCAGGCGCCgatgctgcagctgcagaatGATGCCACGGATAACCTGCTCGGGTCGCTGGTTGTGGCGGGCCATTTTATGATCCCCGAGGTGTGTCTGtatttcaacaacaaacTCTTCCGTGGGAATCGGTCGACGAAAGTGGCTGCGAGCGATTATGCGGCCTTTGATGCGCCCAACTGTCCGCCGCTGGCGGTGACGACTTCCATGCGCACGAATGTCAACTGGGATATAGTGCATCGTCCGACGAGTCTGGAGCATTTCAGTATTCAGACGAATCTTGATACCACCCACGTTGCGTGTCTGCGCATCTTCCCCGGGATCAAACCGGAGATGGTGGACGCAGTGCTCAAATTGGATGGCCTGCGCGGGTTAGTCCTGGAGACGTTTGGAGCTGGCAATGCCCCCTCGGGGCAGGATAATGCCATGACCAACGTGCTGGCCAGCGCGATCAAGAGGGGTATAGTGATTGTGAATGTCACCCAAT GTCTTACGGGGAGCGTCAGCCCTGTCTACGCGCCGGGCATGAGTCTCTCGAAGGCTGGGGTGGTCGCCGGGCTAGACATGACCACGGAGGCCGCTCTCACAAAGCTAGCTTATCTGCTCGCCCTACCGGATGCGACACCGGAGACCGTGGCCAAGAACATGTCAATCTCATTGCGGGGCGAGCTTACCGAAACGTCGCAGCCAGTCTTCCGACATCCAGATGGCGCTCTACCGGGACGGGTACAGACCCTTACTGCAATGGGGTACGCCATTGCGCACGGCGACCTGGAGCGGGTGAAAGCGATCATGAAATCGGAACACCACTGGCTGCTGAACGACGCCGATTACTCGGGCAACACCCCCATT CATCTGGCCGCCACCGCACCAGCCATCTCGATGCTGCATTTCCTCCTGTCGCAGGGTGGATCGGTGCACTTGCGCAATCGCGCCGGGCGCACGCCGCTGTTCCTGGCGGCCAATGCGGGATTGTCGGATCAGGTTCTGCTACTACGTAAATCCGGGGCGCATCTGCACTCCGACGAACGACCGGCCGCAGAGTTGCTGGCGCGCCGGCGGCCGGGCGTCTGGGGATTGGCGGGGATTGGGCCAGGGGAGGGCGAGGTGGGCGATGAGTGGGCCGGGCAGCGAATCATGGCCGGCTCGGCGCCGTCGTGA